A region of the Conyzicola lurida genome:
CTCGAAGTGCAGCTGCAGGCAGCGCGGCTCCCCCGCCACGTGGCGCACACCGTCGACGAGCGCGGCCTCGCCGTCGAACAGCACGTGATTGTGCTCGGCGATGTCGACGACACCGTGGTCGGCGGTGATGATCAGCCCGTCGTCCGGGCCGAGCGCGTCGGAGAGCTCCCGCACCGCGGCGTCGAGGATCTCGAGCCAGTTGGTCCACTCGGACGATTCCGATCCGGTGGCGTGGCCCGCGACATCCAATTCGGGCACATAGACGTAGGCGATGCCGGACGTGCCGGGCTCACGCAACCAGTCGACGACGGTGGCGAACCGGTCGCCGATCGTCGATGCGCCCAGATAGCGGGCACCGCGCAGCACGGCCTTGCTGAAGCCGCTGTCGCGGTAGCGCTCCGGGCCGATCGCGACGGCGTCGAGGCCGCGGTCGACCGCACGCTCGAACACGGTCGGCATCGGCTGCCACGCGAACGGGTCGACCTTCGAGTCCCAGCCGGAGAGCTGCTTGAGCACGCGGTCGTTCGCGGGGTCGAGCACGGTGTAGCCGACCATGCCGTGCTGGCCGGGGTCGGTACCGGTGGTGAGCGTCGCGAGGGCCGCGGCGGTCGTGGTGGGGAAACCGGAGTCGATCACGGCCTTCGGCGTCATCAGCGAGACGAGCGTGCGGGCGTGGCCGGCGCGGGCCTTGAGCGCGGCCGCTCCGAGCCCGTCGACGAGCAGGACGACGACGCGTGCTGCCCGCGGCAGGGCGAGCGGATTGTCACCGCCGACGATTGCGGACAGACACGCCGGCATTACATCGGCGAGGCTGAGGCGGTCTGATTTCGGCGCCGGTAACATGGGGGCAATCTTATGGCTACTCCCGTGACTCCCCCTGCCCCCGTGCCCTCCGACTCCTCCGGCGGGGAGCGCATCGACGAGGTCGACGTCTCCGCAGAGATGCAGGGTTCGTTCCTCGAATACGCCTACTCCGTCATCTACTCGCGGGCCCTCCCCGACGCCCGTGACGGCCTCAAGCCCGTGCAGCGGCGCATCCTCTACCAGATGGCCGAAATGGGCCTGCGCCCCGACCGCGGCCACGTGAAGTCGGCGCGCGTCGTCGGCGAGGTGATGGGCAAACTGCACCCGCACGGCGACGCCTCGATCTACGACGCCATGGTGCGGCTCACCCAGGACTTCATCCTGCGCGTGCCCCTGATCGACGGCCACGGCAACTTCGGTTCGCTCGACGACGGCCCCGCCGCTCCGCGCTACACCGAGGCACGCCTGCACGCCACGGCTCTCGCCATGACGGAGAACCTCGACGAAGACGTCGTCAACTTCATCCCCAACTACGACAACCAGCTGACGCAGCCCGAGGTCCTCCCTGCGGCGTTCCCGAACCTGCTGGTGAACGGCGCGAGCGGCATCGCGGTCGGTATGGCCACGAACATGGCCCCGCACAACCTCATCGAGGTCATCGGCGCCGCCCGCCACCTCCTGCACAATCCCCGGGCGACCCTCGAAGACCTCATGGAGTTCGTGCCGGGTCCCGACCTCCCCACCGGCGGCACCATCAGCGGCCTCGCCGGCATCAAGGACGCCTACGCCACCGGCCGCGGCGCCTTCAAGACCCGCGCCAAGGTCACGACGGAAAGCATCTCGGCCCGCAAGACCGGTCTCGTCGTCACCGAGCTTCCCTACATGGTCGGCGCCGAAAAGGTGATCGAGAAGATCAAGGACGGCGTCACCTCCAAGAAACTCAGCGGCATCTCCGACGTCACCGATCTCACCGACCGCCGGCACGGCCTGCGGCTCGTCATCGGCATCAAGACCGGCTTCAGCCCTGACGCCGTGCTCGAGCAGCTGTACCGCTACACGCCGCTCGAAGACTCGTTCAACATCAACAACGTCGCGCTCGTCAACGGCGGCCCGCAGACCCTCGGCCTGCGCGACCTGCTCCAGGTCTACGTCGACCACCGCCTCGACGTCGTGACGCGCCGCAGCCGTTACCGCCTCGCCCGCCGTCTCGAACGACTGCACCTCGTCGAGGGCCTCCTCATCGCGATCCTCGACATCGACGAGGTCATCCAGGTCATCCGCCAGAGCGACGACTCCGAGGCCGCCCGCGCCCGCCTGCGCACCGTCTTCGACCTGAGCGAGCTGCAGGCCGAGTACATCCTCGAACTGCGCCTGCGCCGCCTCACCAAGTTCAGCCGCATCGAGCTCGAGAAGGAGCAGGAACAGTTGCGCGCCGAGATCGCGGAGCTCGAAGAGCTGCTGACGAGCCCGGCCAAGCTGCGCCAGCTGGTCTCCGACGAGCTCGAGGAGATCTCCGACCGGTTCGGCACCCCGCGCCGCACCCTGCTCACCGAGGCGCGGCCGTCGGTCGCGACATCCGCCTCGTCTCGTAAGAACGCGCCGGTCCTCGAGATCGCCGACACGGCGTGCCGCGTCTACCTCTCCACCACCGGTCGTGCCATCCGCGTCGATATCCCGGTGCCCGCCGAGGGCGAGACCGAGGGCGGGGCGGATGCTGCGGCTCCCGTCGCCCGCCGGCGCACCAAGCACGATGCCATCGCGTCGTCGGTGGTGACCACCAGCCGGTCGGAGATCGGCGCGGTCACCAACCTCGGCCGCCTCATCCGCTTCACCGCGGTCGACCTGCCGAACGTGCCCTCCAACTCAATCCAGCTCGGCGCGGGAGCCCGCATCTCCGACTACCTCGCGCTGACCAATAAGAAGGAGCGAGTTCTCGCGTTCGTCTCTCTCGATTCGGAGGAGACGATCGTCGTCGGCACGAAGCAGGGCGTCGTCAAGCGCGTCGCGACCGGCGCGTACCCGAACAAGCCCGACTTCGAGGTCATCTCGCTCAAGGCCGGCGACGAGGTCGTGGGGGTGTCGCAGGGCACCGACGCGGCGGAGCTCGTCTTCGTCACCTCCGACGCTCAGCTGCTGCACTTCTCGGCGGCGGTCGTGCGTCCGCAGGGTGCCGCCGCCGGCGGTGTCGCGGGCATCAACCTCGGAGCGAAGGCCAGCGCGATCTTCTTCGGTGTAGTCGACCCGGCGCAGGAGATCGTCGTCGCGACCGTCTCCAGCTCGACCGACGCGCTGCCCGGGGTCGACCCCGGCCGCGCCAAGGTGTCGCTGCTCGGCGAGTTCCCCGGCAAGGGGCGCGCGACCGGCGGTGTGCGGGCGCACTCGTTCCTCAAGGGCGAAGACGTGCTCGCGCTGGCCTGGGCCGGTCCCGCACCGTCTCTCGCCGTCGGCCCCGACGGGTCGGTCCGCCAGCTGCCGGAGGCCGGCGCCAAGCGCGACGCCTCGGGCGCGCCGCTCGACGCGGTGGTCGGATCGATCGGTACGTCGCTCTAGGACGCCCGTAGGGCTATTCGGCGGTGTACGCATCGACCCGCAACCGCAGCCCCGCGCGCGCGATCAACGCGGCGTCGAGCGGTTCGAGGTCGAAGACGAAGCCGTGCTCACGAGCGGTGAGCGAGATCGACAGGCTGCTGTACAGCACGCCCTCGAAGGGCACGTAGGCCATGCGCTCGAGCACCGGGCGGATCATGGCGAGGTGTGGTTCGAGCAGCGTCGTGTCGCCCTCCACCCCGGAATCGAGATGCCACTGCGAGATCTCGCGCGCGGGCCCCGCCGGGTCGAACTCGTGCACGGGCTCGCCGATGCCCGACCAGCGCGTCGCGTGCGCCCCCGTGAACTCGTCGAGCTCCTCGAGGGTGCGGGTGGCCGTGGCGATGTTGATGCTGACGCGGAAGATACTCACTCCCCCATGATGCAGCACCGCCGGCTACACGGGCGGATCAGACGTCGATACGGTCGCGGTCGAGACCCTCGCCCGCGATGATGAACTCTTTGCGTGGCGCGACATCGTTGCCCATCAGCAGTTCGAAGACCTTCGACGCGTTCTCGGCGGCCTCGGCGTCGACGACCGTGACGCGGCGGAGCGTGCGGTAGCGGCGGTCCATCGTGGTCTCCGACAGCTGGTCGGCGTCCATCTCTCCGAGGCCCTTGTAGCGCTGGATCGGGTCCTGGTACTTCTTGCCCGAACGCTTGAGGCCGGCGAGCACGCCCTCGAGTTCCTTCTCGGAGTAGGTGTAGATGGTCTCGTTCGGCTTCGACCCCGGATTGATCACCACCACGCGGTGCAGCGGCGGCACGGCGGCGTAGATGCGGCCCTCGTCGATCATCGGGCGCATGTAGCGGAAGAAGAGCGTGAGCAGCAGTGTGCGGATGTGCGCACCGTCGACGTCGGCGTCGCTCATGATGATGATCTTGCCGTAGCGGGCCTGCGTGATATCGAAGCTACGGCCGGAACCGGCACCGATCACCTGGATGATCGACGCGCACTCGGCGTTGGACAGCATGTCGGAAACCGAGGCCTTCTGCACGTTCAGGATCTTGCCCCGAATCGGCAGGAGCGCCTGGTACTCGCTGTCACGGGCGAGCTTCGCGGTACCGAGGGCGGAGTCACCCTCGACGATCATCAGTTCGCTGTTCGCCACGTCGCTGGATCGGCAGTCCACGAGCTTCGCGGGCAGCGAACTCGACTCGAGCGCGTTCTTGCGGCGCTGCGTCTCTTTGTGGGCGCGGGCGGAGATGCGCGACTTCATCTCGGCCACGATCTTGTCGAGCACGAGCGCGGTCTGCGCCTTTCCGTCGCGCTTCGACGACGAGAACCGTTCGGCCATGGCCTTGGCCACGACGTTCGCGACGATGTTGCGCACGCCGGGGGTGCCGAGGATCTCTTTGGTCTGGCCCTCGAACTGCGGCTCGGGCAGGCGCACCGTCAGCACGGCGGTGAGGCCGGCGAGGATGTCGTCCTTGTCGAGCTTGTCGTTGCCGACCTTGAGGCGTCGGGCGTTGAGTTCGACCTGGGAGCGCAGGAATTTCATCAGCCCGGCTTCGAATCCGGCCTGGTGTGTGCCGCCCTTGGGCGTGGCGATGATGTTGACGAAGCTGCGGAAGACGGTCTCGTAGCCGGTGCCCCAGCGCAGCGCGATGTCGACCTCGACGTCGCGGGTCAGCTCGGTGGGCATCATGGCACCGGTGGGCTGCAGCACGGGCACCGTCTCGACGAAGGTCCCCGCCCCCTGCAGCCGCCAGGTGTCGGTGAGGGGCGCGTCGGCCGCGAGGAAGTCGACGAACTCGGAGATACCGCCGTCGAAGCGGAAGGTCTCGGTGGTGGGCGTCTCGCCGCGTTCGTCGGTGATATCGATCGCGAGTCCGGGGACGAGGAACGCGGTCTGGCGCGCACGGCCCGTGAGCTCGTCCGTCTGGAAGGCGGCGCCGCGGGTGAAGATCTGCGGGTCGGCCCAGTAACGTACCCGGGTCCCGGTGACGCCCTTCTTGACCTTGCCGACGACGCGTAGTTCGCTGCCGGACACGAACGGGGTGAACGGCGAGTCGGGGCTCGGTCCGTCGGTATCGGCGAAGTTACCGGGCTCGCCGCGGTGGAACGACATGGCGTAGGTCTTGCCGTCGCGGTCGACCTCGACGTCGAGGCGGGCGGAGAGCGCGTTGACGACGGAGGCCCCGACGCCGTGGAGTCCGCCGGATGCCGCGTAGGAACCGGAACCGAACTTGCCACCCGCGTGCAGCTTGGTGAAGACGACCTCCACGCCGCTGAGCCCGGTCTTGGGCTCGATGTCCACGGGCACGCCGCGGGCACGGTCGCGCACCTCGACGCTGTCGTCGGAGTGCAGGATGACGCTGATCTCGCTGCCGTGGCCGCCGAGCGCCTCGTCGACGGAGTTGTCGATGATCTCCCAGAGGCAGTGCATCAGACCGCGGGAGTCGGTGGAACCGATGTACATACCGGGGCGCTTGCGGACGGCCTCGAGACCCTCGAGCACGGAGAGATGTCTCGCCGAGTAATCCGAACTCGCCACGGGCACTCCTTCAATCGGGAACAAACTGGCCAGTGGCCGTCGTTAACCCTACTGAATCAGAGGCCGGCGACACGTTCCGACACCCGAACCGGCCGGCAACCTGCCAAAGCGATACGCGTTCAGCGAAATACCCGGCAAATGTCGCACCGTCGTAACAACGGCGTGCTTGGATAGCTAGACGTAATCAGTTGTGACCACGCCCGAAGGAGCACTCCATGTCTCAGATCTCCACCGAGAACACCGCCCCCGAGCGTGAGTCTGTCTACACGCTCACCGCTCTCGACCGCTGCGACAGCTGCGGCGCCCAGGCCTACGTGCGTGTGACCATGCAGAGCGGCGAGCTGCTCTTCTGCGCTCACCACGGTGCCGAGTTCAAGGAGAAGCTGTCCGCGACGGCTCTCCACTGGCACGACGAGTCCGACCGCCTCGTTGACGCTTCGCGCAACTAGCGGCATCAGTACTGTCAACGGCAGTACGGCCGGGGCCCGTCGCACGGCGACGATCGATCTGGCCGCACTCACCCGCAACATCACACTTCTCACCGACGCCCTCGGAATCGACGATCCTCTCGTCGACCTGAGGGCGTCGGCGTATGGTCACGGCCTCGTGCCCGTCGCGCGGGCGGCGGTCGCGGCCGGAGTCGTCGCCCTGCGCGTGTCGTTGCTCGACGACGCGCTCGAACTCCGCTCCGCCGGCATCGGCTGCGACATCCTCAGCCCTGAAGCCGCCGAGGGAATCACATTGCTCGCCGACACGCCAGAGGCTCAGGATGCCGCGGCGGCACGCGATCTCGGAGCGGGTGTCTACGGCCTGGCCTCGCTCGGCGGCGTCCCGACCCACGCGGTCATGACACTGAGCGCGGAGGTCATCGCGGTCAAGCACGTCACGGCCGGCACCGGTGTCTCGTACGGGTACACCTACCGTGCGGCATCCGACACCGCCGTCGCCCTCGTGTCGATGGGGTACGCCGACGGACTCCCCCGCCTGGGCTCGAACACCGCGGTCGCGTCGCTCGGCGGCGGGATCCACCCCGTGGTGGGCCGCATCGCCATGGACCAGCTCGTGCTCGATATCGGCGCGACCCCGGCCGAGCCGGGCGACAGCGCCGTCCTCTTCGGCGACGGGTCGCTCGGCCTGCCCACCGCGCTCGACTGGGCGCTGGCCACCCGGCGCTCCCCCCTCGCCCTCACCGCCGGCTTCGGCCGCAGAATCACCCGGGTGCACACCGATGACTGAGCTGCCGAACGGCGCCGCCGCCGTGATCGACCTCGCCGCGTTCCGCCGCAACGTCGAATCGCTCGTCGCGACCGCCGCGCCCTCCGAGGTCATGCTCGCCGTCAAGGCCAACGCCTACGGGCACGGCATGCTGCCGATCTCGCTCGCCGCCCTCGAGGCCGGCGCCACGTCGCTCGGCGTGCTCGAGGTGGGCGCGGGACTCGAACTCCGCGAGGCCGGCATCACGGTGCCGCTCTTCGCCTGGCTGCACGGCACGGGCACCGACTTCCGCGCGGCGGCCGAGAACCGGATCGACCTCGGAGTCTCCGCCGTCTGGCAGCTCGAGGCCATCGCCGAGAGCGGTGCCAGTGTGCCCGCCCGCGTGCACCTCAAGATCGACACCGGCCTCAGCCGCAACGGCGCGAGTGCCGAGGACTGGCCCGAGCTGGTCGAGACCGCCCTGCACCTCGAGTCGCAGGGGTTCCTCGAGGTCTACGGCGCGTGGTCGCATCTCGCCGACGCGTCCGTCGCGGACGACGAGATCGCCCTCGCCAAGTTCGTCGTCGCCGTCGAGGTGGCGACGTCGCTCGGCGCGAGATTCAGCACGTTGCACTTGGCCGCGAGCTCGGCGGGGATCCGCATGCCGGAGGCCCGCTTCGACTTCGTGCGCTTCGGCATTGCCGCGTTCGGCATCTCGCCCTTCGACGACGTCGACGCGCAGGGACTCGGGCTCGAGGCGCCGATGGCGCTCACGGCGCCAGTGCTCTCGCTGCACGGGCTGCCAGCGGGACCGTTCCACCTCGGCGACGTCGCCGTCGACCTGGACGAGCCGGCGACACTCGCCCTCGTCGCCGTCGGCTACGGCGACGGCGTGCAGTCCCCCGCGATCGGCCGCGCCGAGGTGTTGCTCGGCGGGGAACGCCGACGCATCGTGGCACTGGGCGTCGACCGCATGCTCGTGGACGCCGACGACCTGGAGGTCGCTGTCGGCGACCGCGCCGTGGTCTTCGGCAGCGCCGAGCGCGGCGAACCGACCGCGGAAGAGTGGGCCGCCCACGCCGACAGTATCGGCGACGAGATCGTCGCCAGCATCACGCCGCGCGTGCCGCGGGTGTACGTGGGTTGAGCCTCAGGCGGGTTGAGCCTGTTTCGACGGGCTCGATCCAGTCAGAGGCCGAGGCGCTTCGCGATCGCGGCGCGCGCGTTCGACGCGGCGAGATCGACGCTCGCGGCACGCTCGTCGGCCGCCAGGGTCGGGTCGAGTCCGCGCAGCGTGAGCGCCGCGGCCAGAAGCCGGTCCGCCCACTCCGGGTTCATCGGCAGGAACGGGCCGTGCAGATTGGTTGCGATGCTGGCACCGTCGACGACCCCGTCGACCTCAGGCCCGTCGGATGACGCGGCTCCCGCATTTCCAAAGCCGGCGACGACCGTCCCGAGCGGGATTGCACCCGGCTCGAGTGTCGTGACGGCCCCGTGGTTCTCGAACCCGGCCACGCGCCCGTTCTCGGTGGAGAGCACGATCTCGCCCACGGCCCGCTTGGCCACGAGAACGCTCGCCGACGGGAACAGTCCGGCCCCCGGCATCCGCTCGCCGTTCTCGTCTGTCACGGTCGAGCCGAGCAACTGCCAGCCGCCGGCGATGGCGAGCACGGGAACACCCTGTGCCTTCCACTCGCGCAGCCGCGGGGCGATCGACGCGAGGTCGGCCACGACGGCGAGCTGGGCGGTCCGCGGCCCGGAGCCGATGTGGATGAGGTCCACGCTCTCGGGCAGGGTGTCGCCGACGTTGTGGTCGACGACGGTCACGTCGATGCCGCGCCAGCCGGCACGGGTCGCGAGGGCGAGCACATTGCCCGAGTCGCCGTTGATGCCGAGCTGCCGCGGGTAGAGCGACAGGATGGTGAGCGAGCGCGTCACGGTGCGTTCTCCAACTCGAGGAAGCCCAAGAGCTTGCGGATGAGCATCATCTGCTCGTAGTTGACGATCATGGTCTTGGTGCCGCGCCCGGGCTTGGGCAGCGCGAGGAAGGCCTCGAGCGCCGGCTTCAGTTCGGGAACCACTCGGCCGACGGCGATCTCGCCGTAGCCGAAGCGTGTGGCGAGCTGCCAGGCCTTCGTGCCCGAGACGATGTCGACGTGGTCGATGTGGCTGAAGTCGGTGTCGTACATCCACGACGGGTCGGGCGTGCCCTCGTCGACGGCGACGAACAGCTGCTCGGGCGCCTCCTCGAGGTAGTCGAGGTTGAGCTGCAGGCTCGGCGGGTTCTTCATCATGATGACTTCGATGTCTTCGCCGTTGTAGCTGAGCACCTCGCCACGTCCGTAGACGGTGTCGAGGGAGAGCATGGCGGATGCCACGAGCTCGGGCCGGAACGACTCCCCGAGGAGGCGCTCGGCCATCGCGGCCGCGCCCGCCACGTCGACCGCGTAGTGCAGGCCGCGCGCGGGCAGGCGCACGTCGACGTTCGCACCGGCGACGGTGAGCGACGCGTCGATGCCCGAGAGGCGCTCGACGACGACCGAGGGCACAGGGGCCGCGGCATCCGTGGGGCTCGTGCCGAGCGCGGAGTAGACCTCGGCGTTGGCGAGACCGTTGGGCGAGCCGCTGAGCAGCGCGGGATCGACGCCGAAGTAGCTGACCTCGGCCGCACCCGTGAGCGCCGCCGCCACGGCGACGAGGTTGTCGTCGTTCGCGTTGACCACGACGTGGGCGTCGGCGGCTCCCGCGATCGTGGCGAGCATCTTCACGACGCGGTCGGGCTCGAAGAAGCGGTTGAGCTGGTCGATCTGCACATTCAGCAGCAGCACGCTCGACGGACGCAGCACCTTCGCGAGGTTGACGCCGTAGGCCTCGTCGACCTCGAGCACGGCGATCTGCTCGCGCAGCCGGCCGTCGAGGGGAACGCTCGCGAGCAGCGCCGACGCGATGCCCTGCGGGAGATTGCCGCCCGAGGGGTTGCTGAAGACGTCGACGCCGTGGGCACGGAGGATGCCGACGAGCATGTTCGTCGTGGTCGACTTGCCGTTCGACCCGGAGACGAACACGACGCCGAGCGGCATGCGTTCGACGGCGCGCTCGAGCGCGTTCGGGGAGACCGTGAGCAGCACCCGTCCGGGTACCGCCGATCCCCCGCCACGCAGTCGGGTCGCCCAGCGGGCAGCCCTGCCGAGCAGGATCCCGGCAGCGGTTCTCACCGGTTTACTCGAGGTAGTCGCGCAGAGACTGCGACCGGCTCGGGTGACGCAGCTTGGCCATGGTCTTCGACTCGATCTGGCGGATGCGCTCACGCGTCACACCGAAGGTGTCGCCGATCTGGTCGAGGGTCTTGGGCATTCCGTCGCCCAGACCGAAGCGCATGCGGATCACGCCGGCCTCGCGCTCGGAGAGGGAGTCGAGAAGGCTCTCCAGCTGCTTCTGCAGCATGGTGAAGCCCACAGCGTCGGCGGGGACGACGGCCTCGGTGTCCTCGATGAGGTCACCGAACTCGCTGTCGCCGTCTTCACCGAGCGGCGTGTGCAGGGAGATCGGCTCGCGACCGTACTTCTGCACCTCGATGACCTTCTCGGGGGTCATGTCGAGTTCGCGGCTGAGCTCTTCGGGCGTGGGTTCGCGACCGAGGTCCTGCAGCATCTGGCGCTGCACGCGGGCGAGCTTGTTGATGACCTCGACCATGTGCACCGGGATCCGGATGGTGCGCGCCTGGTCGGCCATGGCACGGGTGATCGCCTGGCGGATCCACCAGGTGGCGTAGGTGGAGAACTTGAAGCCCTTGGTGTAGTCGAACTTCTCGACGGCACGGATGAGGCCCAGGTTTCCCTCCTGGATGAGGTCGAGGAACTGCATGCCGCGGCCGGTGTAGCGCTTGGCGAGCGATACCACGAGGCGCAGGTTGGCACCCAGCAGGTGGCTCTTGGCGCGTGCACCGTCCTTCGAGACCCAGATCAGTTCGCGGCCGAGCTGCGACTTCTTCTCGGCGTCGCTCATCTGCGAGAGCTTGTCTTCGGCGAACAGACCGGCCTCGATACGCATGGCGAGCTCGACCTCTTCGGCCGCGTTCAGCAGGGCGACCTTACCGATCTGCTTCAGGTAGTCCTTGACCGGGTCGGCGGTGGCGCCGGTGATCGCGGACGAATAGACGGGGATGTCGTCTTCCTCGTCGGCGATCGAGATCACGAGGGCGCCCGTGGGCAGGGCCTCGTCCTTACCGGTGGACTTCGGCTCGGTGTCGGCCTCGTCCTCGGTTTCCTCGGTGTCCGCGTCCTTGACGTCTTCGGTGTCGGGGACGACCACGGCTACGACGTCGTCATCGTCGTCGTCGCCGTCGATGGGCTCGGTCGGCTCGTCGCCGTCGGGGTCGATCGCCTTGGGGGCGCGCTTCGTCGTGGTCTTCGCGGCAGCCGGCTTCTTAGCGGCCGGTGCCTTCTTCGCTGCGGGGGCCTTCTTGGCCGGGGCCTTCTTCACGGGAGCAGAATCGTCCTTGACCTGCTCGACGTCGACGGCCTCTGCAACGGCCGCGGTCTTGGTTTGGGTTGCCATTAGAACACCTTTCAGGGTTTTCGGGCAGTACTAAGACCCATGTCAAGTCCTTCTTCACAGCACGACGAAGTCGACGTGTGAACTAACGGAACCTGAACGGGTCTTAGTTCAATTATTGCACGAGTTGGCGGTGGAAACCGCCACGGCTATTGACAAGCGAGTCCGGACGGGCAAGCCCGTCAGCCGTTGGCGCGTCTCCTGCGCCATCCACGTACTAATGCAACCCAGAGGGGGGCCACTTGTATTCCCTCGTCCTGGTGCATCCGGCGTCGTGTCCGGCGGCGCGCGAGCAGCAGGAACACGACTCCGAGGCCCACGACGGGGAACTGGACGAGGAACGCGATGCGGAACGAATCGAGCGCGTACAACTCGGCGGGGACACCGCTGCCGCCGTGCGACCGGTCGATGGCGTCGAGCACGACACCGATGAGGAACACCATCACGAAGCTGGCGAGGAAGCCGCCGACGTTGACCACGCCGCTGGCCGACCCGAGGCTGCGGGCGGGATTGAAGGTGCGGGCGAAATCGAACCCGATGAGCGAGCCGGGCCCGCCGACCGCGACGACGACCACGAGCAGGACGACGAGCCAGAACGGAGGCTGGCCCGGCCAGAACAGCACGGCCGCCCACGCGACGCCCATCGACACCACGATGCCGAGGACGAGATTGCTGCGACGGTACGGATGACGCGCCGACAGTATCCCGAGGATGGGACCGGCGATCACGGCCGTGACCACGATCAGGGTCAGGAGGAGTGACGCCGTCGACGGGCCGTAGCCGAGGCCGACGGAGAGGAACGGGAAGCCCCAGAGCAGGGTGAAGACGGTGCCGGGCGACTGGGTCACGAAGTGCGACCAGAAACCGAGCTGCGTGCCCGGCCGGGCGAGGCTCTCGCGCAGCTGGTGGAGCGCCGCGGGCCAGCCGGTGGGCCGGTCGATCTGGGCCGTGCCCTCCGGCGCGT
Encoded here:
- a CDS encoding alkaline phosphatase family protein, encoding MPACLSAIVGGDNPLALPRAARVVVLLVDGLGAAALKARAGHARTLVSLMTPKAVIDSGFPTTTAAALATLTTGTDPGQHGMVGYTVLDPANDRVLKQLSGWDSKVDPFAWQPMPTVFERAVDRGLDAVAIGPERYRDSGFSKAVLRGARYLGASTIGDRFATVVDWLREPGTSGIAYVYVPELDVAGHATGSESSEWTNWLEILDAAVRELSDALGPDDGLIITADHGVVDIAEHNHVLFDGEAALVDGVRHVAGEPRCLQLHFEPDASAGQRAAVVDAWRAAEGHRAWIATRDEAIAAGWFGEVRDEVLPRIGDLLVAARKGIAYYDGRTLGHGTRMVGYHGSWSPEELRVPLLRLGAFRR
- a CDS encoding DNA gyrase/topoisomerase IV subunit A, producing MATPVTPPAPVPSDSSGGERIDEVDVSAEMQGSFLEYAYSVIYSRALPDARDGLKPVQRRILYQMAEMGLRPDRGHVKSARVVGEVMGKLHPHGDASIYDAMVRLTQDFILRVPLIDGHGNFGSLDDGPAAPRYTEARLHATALAMTENLDEDVVNFIPNYDNQLTQPEVLPAAFPNLLVNGASGIAVGMATNMAPHNLIEVIGAARHLLHNPRATLEDLMEFVPGPDLPTGGTISGLAGIKDAYATGRGAFKTRAKVTTESISARKTGLVVTELPYMVGAEKVIEKIKDGVTSKKLSGISDVTDLTDRRHGLRLVIGIKTGFSPDAVLEQLYRYTPLEDSFNINNVALVNGGPQTLGLRDLLQVYVDHRLDVVTRRSRYRLARRLERLHLVEGLLIAILDIDEVIQVIRQSDDSEAARARLRTVFDLSELQAEYILELRLRRLTKFSRIELEKEQEQLRAEIAELEELLTSPAKLRQLVSDELEEISDRFGTPRRTLLTEARPSVATSASSRKNAPVLEIADTACRVYLSTTGRAIRVDIPVPAEGETEGGADAAAPVARRRTKHDAIASSVVTTSRSEIGAVTNLGRLIRFTAVDLPNVPSNSIQLGAGARISDYLALTNKKERVLAFVSLDSEETIVVGTKQGVVKRVATGAYPNKPDFEVISLKAGDEVVGVSQGTDAAELVFVTSDAQLLHFSAAVVRPQGAAAGGVAGINLGAKASAIFFGVVDPAQEIVVATVSSSTDALPGVDPGRAKVSLLGEFPGKGRATGGVRAHSFLKGEDVLALAWAGPAPSLAVGPDGSVRQLPEAGAKRDASGAPLDAVVGSIGTSL
- a CDS encoding DNA gyrase subunit B, whose translation is MASSDYSARHLSVLEGLEAVRKRPGMYIGSTDSRGLMHCLWEIIDNSVDEALGGHGSEISVILHSDDSVEVRDRARGVPVDIEPKTGLSGVEVVFTKLHAGGKFGSGSYAASGGLHGVGASVVNALSARLDVEVDRDGKTYAMSFHRGEPGNFADTDGPSPDSPFTPFVSGSELRVVGKVKKGVTGTRVRYWADPQIFTRGAAFQTDELTGRARQTAFLVPGLAIDITDERGETPTTETFRFDGGISEFVDFLAADAPLTDTWRLQGAGTFVETVPVLQPTGAMMPTELTRDVEVDIALRWGTGYETVFRSFVNIIATPKGGTHQAGFEAGLMKFLRSQVELNARRLKVGNDKLDKDDILAGLTAVLTVRLPEPQFEGQTKEILGTPGVRNIVANVVAKAMAERFSSSKRDGKAQTALVLDKIVAEMKSRISARAHKETQRRKNALESSSLPAKLVDCRSSDVANSELMIVEGDSALGTAKLARDSEYQALLPIRGKILNVQKASVSDMLSNAECASIIQVIGAGSGRSFDITQARYGKIIIMSDADVDGAHIRTLLLTLFFRYMRPMIDEGRIYAAVPPLHRVVVINPGSKPNETIYTYSEKELEGVLAGLKRSGKKYQDPIQRYKGLGEMDADQLSETTMDRRYRTLRRVTVVDAEAAENASKVFELLMGNDVAPRKEFIIAGEGLDRDRIDV
- a CDS encoding DUF7455 domain-containing protein is translated as MSQISTENTAPERESVYTLTALDRCDSCGAQAYVRVTMQSGELLFCAHHGAEFKEKLSATALHWHDESDRLVDASRN
- a CDS encoding alanine racemase C-terminal domain-containing protein, which codes for MTLRATSGISTVNGSTAGARRTATIDLAALTRNITLLTDALGIDDPLVDLRASAYGHGLVPVARAAVAAGVVALRVSLLDDALELRSAGIGCDILSPEAAEGITLLADTPEAQDAAAARDLGAGVYGLASLGGVPTHAVMTLSAEVIAVKHVTAGTGVSYGYTYRAASDTAVALVSMGYADGLPRLGSNTAVASLGGGIHPVVGRIAMDQLVLDIGATPAEPGDSAVLFGDGSLGLPTALDWALATRRSPLALTAGFGRRITRVHTDD
- the alr gene encoding alanine racemase, translating into MTELPNGAAAVIDLAAFRRNVESLVATAAPSEVMLAVKANAYGHGMLPISLAALEAGATSLGVLEVGAGLELREAGITVPLFAWLHGTGTDFRAAAENRIDLGVSAVWQLEAIAESGASVPARVHLKIDTGLSRNGASAEDWPELVETALHLESQGFLEVYGAWSHLADASVADDEIALAKFVVAVEVATSLGARFSTLHLAASSAGIRMPEARFDFVRFGIAAFGISPFDDVDAQGLGLEAPMALTAPVLSLHGLPAGPFHLGDVAVDLDEPATLALVAVGYGDGVQSPAIGRAEVLLGGERRRIVALGVDRMLVDADDLEVAVGDRAVVFGSAERGEPTAEEWAAHADSIGDEIVASITPRVPRVYVG
- a CDS encoding cobyric acid synthase gives rise to the protein MTRSLTILSLYPRQLGINGDSGNVLALATRAGWRGIDVTVVDHNVGDTLPESVDLIHIGSGPRTAQLAVVADLASIAPRLREWKAQGVPVLAIAGGWQLLGSTVTDENGERMPGAGLFPSASVLVAKRAVGEIVLSTENGRVAGFENHGAVTTLEPGAIPLGTVVAGFGNAGAASSDGPEVDGVVDGASIATNLHGPFLPMNPEWADRLLAAALTLRGLDPTLAADERAASVDLAASNARAAIAKRLGL